Proteins encoded within one genomic window of Oncorhynchus masou masou isolate Uvic2021 chromosome 1, UVic_Omas_1.1, whole genome shotgun sequence:
- the LOC135543035 gene encoding tissue-type plasminogen activator-like isoform X2 codes for MARILGLLLFLSALCCSLADKIELRRAKRGTRYYRACYQSRCYNGGTCKEAVYSSDFLCQCPPGFTGAQCEINTNEKCVVGQGKGYRGTWSISRIGSECINWNSTTLRGKKFTAKKPEANSLGLGNHNFCRNPDNDTKPWCYVYKGNQIVWEFCTISSCPADQRPVECVQASGQTYRGTKAVTKRGSSCLPWDSPLITRKFYNAWRSDAKQLGLGSHNFCRNPDGDLGPWCHVYKNMKLTWELCDITKCTRRPTTITTLGPRAPTSNNNNRGTCGQRADNNLPSFRILGGARKSDITEQPWQAAINVYRPRNKAHLFLCGGVLIDSCWVLSAAHCFDDGFKPERLQVVLGRTFRKNSSSSEQIFEVEKYWSHEKYNKTTFDNDIVLMKLKSDIGLCAVNSPEVLPACLPDPGLVLPDWTECEISGYGKEKEFDAMYSERVKRGHVRLWPQDRCVPTVLSERVVTSNMLCAGDTRGLDDACKGDSGGPLVCPKDGRMTLMGLISWGDGCGKKDTPGVYTRVTQYTDWISSKKQETSQ; via the exons CCTGCTATCAGTCAAGGTGCTACAACGGGGGAACCTGTAAGGAGGCGGTCTACTCCTCTGACTTCCTGTGCCAGTGTCCACCAGGCTTCACAGGAGCCCAGTGTGAGATCA acaccaatGAGAAGTGCGTGGTGGGCCAGGGTAAAGGGTACCGTGGTACGTGGAGTATCAGTCGGATTGGCTCAGAGTGTATCAACTGGAACTCTACCACCCTCAGAGGGAAGAAGTTCACCGCCAAGAAACCAGAGGCTAACAGCCTGGGGCTGGGCAACCACAActtctgcag gaatcCAGACAATGATACTAAGCCATGGTGTTATGTCTACAAGGGAAACCAAATAGTCTGGGAGTTCTGTACTATCTCCAGCTGCCCAGCAG ACCAGAGGCCAGTGGAGTGTGTGCAGGCCTCGGGGCAGACGTACAGGGGGACGAAGGCCGTCACTAAGAGGGGCTCCAGCTGTCTTCCCTGGGACTCACCCCTCATCACCCGCAAGTTCTACAACGCATGGAGGTCTGACGCCAAACAGCTGGGGCTGGGGAGTCACAACTTCTGCAG GAACCCCGACGGTGATCTGGGCCCCTGGTGTCACGTCTACAAGAACATGAAGCTGACCTGGGAACTCTGCGATATCACCAAATGCA CGAGGAGACCAACCACCATTACTACTCTAGGCCCCAGGGCTCCcaccagcaacaacaacaacagag GTACCTGTGGCCAGCGTGCTGACAACAATCTCCCCTCCTTCCGTATCCTGGGAGGAGCCCGGAAGAGTGACATCACAGAGCAGCCATGGCAAGCAGCCATAAACGTGTACCGGCCCAGAAACAAAGCACACCTCTTCCTGTGTGGAGGGGTCCTTATAGACTCCTGCTGGGTCCTCTCTGCTGCACACTGCTTCGACGACGG GTTTAAACCAGAGCGGCTGCAGGTGGTTCTAGGCAGGACGTTTCGTAAGAACTCCTCCAGCAGTGAGCAGATCTTTGAGGTAGAGAAGTACTGGAGCCACGAGAAGTACAACAAGACGACCTTTGACAACGACATTG tcTTGATGAAGTTGAAGAGTGATATTGGCCTGTGTGCTGTGAACTCGCCGGAGGTCCTACCCGCCTGTCTGCCTGACCCAGGCCTGGTACTGCCCGACTGGACCGAGTGTGAGATCTCTGGCTACGGCAAGGAGAAAGAGT TTGATGCGATGTACTCTGAGCGGGTGAAGAGGGGTCACGTGAGGTTGTGGCCTCAGGACCGCTGTGTCCCTACTGTCTTATCTGAACGTGTGGTCACCTCCAACATGCTGTGTGCCGGGGACACCCGGGGTCTGGACGACGCCTGCAAG GGGGACTCTGGTGGTCCTCTTGTCTGTCCCAAGGATGGGAGGATGACTCTGATGGGGCTGATCAGCTGGGGAGATGGCTGTGGGAAGAAAGACACGCCTGGGGTGTACACACGTGTTACACAATACACTGACTGGATCAGCAGCAAGAAACAGGAAACTAGCcagtaa
- the LOC135543058 gene encoding B-cell linker protein-like: protein MTMSFFGKLKNLHSGPPAPPKRIENNAGYGGWPEDEFDDEDGNTYEAPPCERPAMKVPPRHVEENVYLDSSSERSNRVLPKRQAAPPPRPAKMAPMGKASKQQPHHQPDPEEFYIDPNTKKPPEVDRKEKPGKRSTPKKSAPPPSRPAPAPTPPPAEEDVYLDPNEGQADSDDLYLEPTAACPPAPRGPIRMPLLPKTAIAPPPMPIKPPVPRAKSSSLLVSEAKTAPPPDVKRSTFPGKLPPPTPGIKPPLPASLKEPKPSPPPPPIIDTTAAVSPSGMKTNMQAGKEEKEWFAGNCNRKTAEDLLMQINKDGAFLIRHSSAQNARQPYTLAVLYRQKVYNIPIRFLEETRGYALGKEGKKNEEFFSSLQEIISHHKNNQLLLIDSKSQAKHTTYLTHPAHP from the exons ATGACAATG AGTTTCTTTGGAAAATTGAAGAACCT ACACAGTGGGCCTCCAGCTCCACCCAAAAGAATAG AGAACAATGCGGGGTATGGTGGCTGGCCAGAAGATGAGTTT GACGATGAGGATGGGAACACATATGAGGCTCCCCCCTGTGAGCGACCGGCCATGAAGGTTCCTCCCAGACATGTAGAGGAGAACGTCTATTTAG ATAGTTCTTCAGAGAGGTCCAATCGTGTTCTTCCCAAAAGGCAGGCAGCTCCACCCCCAAGGCCAGCCAAGATGGCGCCCATGGGCAAAGCATCG AAACAGCAGCCTCACCATCAGCCTGACCCTGAGGAGTTCTACATCGACCCCAACACCAAGAAAC ctcctgaGGTAGACAGGAAGGAGAAGCCAGGGAAAAGGTCTACTCCTAAGAAGTCTGCCCCTCCTCCTTCCCGCCCTGCCCCTGCTCCCACCCCTCCCCCTGCAGAGGAAG ATGTCTACCTGgatcctaatgaaggacag GCAGACAGTGATGACCTGTATCTGGAGCCCACAGCAG CTTGCCCCCCTGCTCCTCGCGGGCCCATAAGGATGCCCCTCCTACCCAAGACAGCAATTGCCCCTCCCCCCATGCCCAT aAAACCTCCAGTACCCAGAGCCAAGTCG AGTTCTCTACTGGTCAGTGAGGCAAAGACAG CTCCTCCGCCTGATGTGAAACGCTCCACGTTCCCTGGCAAGCTGCCCCCACCCACCCCAGGCATCAAACCCCCCCTCCCTGCATCCCTAAAGGAACCCAAACCCAG CCCCCCTCCCCCGCCCATTATAGACACTACCGCAGCAG TTTCTCCCTCTGGTATGAAGACAAACATGCAGGCAGGAAAGGAG GAGAAAGAGTGGTTCGCTGGAAACTGCAATAGAAAGACTGCTGAGGACCTCTTAATGCAGATCAACAAG GACGGGGCATTCCTGATACGTCACAGTTCAGCCCAGAACGCCCGTCAGCCCTACACACTGGCTGTCCTATACAGACAGAAGGTCTATAACATCCCCATCCGCTTTCTGGAGGAGACACGCGGCTACGCCCTCGGAAAGGAGGGCAAGAAGAACGAGGAG ttTTTCAGTAGTCTCCAGGAGATCATCTCTCACCACAAGAATAACCAACTGCTGCTGATCGATAGCAAGAGTCAGGCCAAGCACACCACGTATCTCacccatccagcccatccataA